In the Nicotiana tabacum cultivar K326 chromosome 16, ASM71507v2, whole genome shotgun sequence genome, one interval contains:
- the LOC107781178 gene encoding protein SEMI-ROLLED LEAF 2 isoform X3 — MNGVSGVISRQVLPACGNLCFFCPAMRTRSRQPVKRYKKLISDIFPRSQEEEPNDRKIGKLCEYAAKNPFRIPKITKSLEERCYKELRNENFRSAKVVMCIYKKLVVSCKEHMPLFANSLLSIIQTLLDQSRENDMLIVGCEALFDFVNNQKDGTYMFHLDGFIPKLCQLAQQIGEEENAKHLRTVGLKALSAMVWFMGEYSHVSAEFDNIVSVVLENYPRPRKETQDSNQNREDAENPSFWSRICLHNIAKLGKEATTTRRVLESLFRYFDDDNLWPTETGIALPILKDMQYTMDASGENAHLLLSILVKHLDHKNVLKQPEMQLDIVQVVTSLAQTTKIHHSMALVSAVTDIMRHLRKSIHYTLDDAKLGAELIKWNRSFQEAVDECLVELSNKVGDAGPILDVMAVMLENISSIKVIARTTIAAVYRASQIIASMPNLSYQNKAFPEALFHQLLPAMVHPDHETRVGAHRIFSVVLVPSSVSPQKVPEETHLKKATDFSRALSRTVSVFSSSAALFGKLRDQRTSSTENITLETEQKDNNSGMLNRIKSTYSGVYNTIGSPAPVGESTNKPSKEAGPISLRLSSHQIVLLLSSLWVQSISPANMPENYEAISHTFSLVLLFSRAKHSYREALVQSFQLAFSLRNIALIEGGSLPPSRKRSLFVLATSMILFSSKAYNIPSLIPCVKATLSDNTVDPFLHLVEDCKLQAADSSSGYGKVIYGSKEDDSSAQKCLSQINITEEQSTESLVSLILKSLSNLPDFEVSATREELLKEFSPDDSDSLGSQFFADAQHRVQQSNSVDLSSILDDDGPDLSQSSSKQNEQYAMEIPNLLSVNQLLESVLETAHQVGRISLSNEPDFSYKEMTHHCEALLTGKQQRMYNLLNSQHRQDSALIRISQNSSEQDKESSSDNQVENQAKNQLVDQKVANVSQKPSSGTVDWHCGAQCQSNPETFRLPASSPYDNFLKAAGW; from the exons ATGAACGGCGTCTCTGGTGTGATTTCAAGGCAAGTCTTGCCAGCATGTGGCAATCTTTGTTTCTTCTGCCCTGCGATGCGTACGAGATCAAGGCAGCCTGTTAAGAGGTATAAGAAGTTGATCTCAGACATTTTCCCTCGTTCTCAG GAGGAAGAACCGAATGATAGGAAGATTGGAAAACTTTGTGAATATGCTGCAAAAAATCCTTTTCGCATTCCAAAG ATAACAAAGTCACTTGAGGAGAGGTGTTATAAGGAATTGAGAAATGAGAATTTTCGGTCAGCAAAGGTTGTTATGTGTATATACAAAAAGTTGGTTGTTTCATGCAAGGAACACAT GCCACTTTTTGCAAATAGTCTGCTCAGC ATCATACAAACTCTCCTAGATCAGTCGCGAGAGAATGACATGCTGATAGTCGGATGTGAAGCACTATTTGATTTTGTAAATAATCAG AAAGATGGTACTTACATGTTTCATTTAGATGGTTTTATTCCAAAACTGTGTCAACTGGCACAGCAAATAGGAGAGGAGGAAAATGCAAAACATCTCCGCACAGTTGGCCTGAAAGCACTTTCTGCAATG GTTTGGTTCATGGGTGAATATTCCCATGTTTCAGCCGAGTTTGACAAT ATTGTTTCAGTAGTGTTGGAAAATTATCCAAGGCCAAGAAAGGAAACTCAAGACTCAAATCAGAACAG GGAGGATGCAGAAAACCCATCATTTTGGTCCAGGATTTGCCTGCATAACATTGCCAAACTAGGTAAGGAGGCTACAACCACACGGCGAGTTTTGGAATCTTTATTCCGCTACTTTGATGACGACAATTTATGGCCTACTGAAACTGGAATTGCTTTACCTATTCTAAAGGATATGCAGTACACGATGGATGCTTCAG GAGAGAACGCACATCTTCTGCTGTCAATATTAGTCAAGCACCTAGATCACAAGAATGTTCTTAAACAACCTGAAATGCAGCTTGACATTGTTCAGGTGGTGACTTCGCTTGCTCAAACCACGAAAATTCATCATTCCATGGCTCTAGTCAGTGCAGTGACTGATATCATGAGGCACTTACGGAAAAGTATACATTATACTCTTGATGACGCAAAGCTGGGAGCCGAGTTAATAAAGTGGAACCGAAGTTTCCAGGAAGCAGTGGACGAGTGCCTTGTGGAGTTATCAAATAAG GTTGGAGATGCAGGCCCTATTCTTGATGTGATGGCAGTAATGTTAGAGAACATCTCGAGTATCAAAGTGATAGCAAGAACTACTATTGCTGCTGTTTACCGTGCTTCTCAAATCATAGCTTCTATGCCAAATTTGTCATATCAAAACAAA GCATTCCCAGAGGCTTTATTTCATCAGTTACTCCCTGCAATGGTCCACCCTGATCATGAAACACGAGTTGGAGCTCATCGAATCTTTTCTGTTGTCCTTGTTCCATCTTCTGTTTCTCCTCAGAAAGTACCGGAGGAAACCCACCTAAAGAAGGCAACAGATTTTTCAAGAGCACTCTCTAGAACTGTTTCTGTCTTCTCTTCTTCAGCAGCTCTTTTTGGAAAGCTGAGGGACCAGAGGACTTCTTCGACGGAGAATATTACTCTTGAGACGGAACAGAAAGATAACAACAGTGGGATGCTCAACCGAATAAAATCAACATATAGCGGGGTATATAACACGATAGGCTCTCCTGCACCTGTTGGAGAGAGTACAAACAAACCAAGTAAGGAAGCG GGTCCTATTTCTCTAAGACTCAGCAGCCACCAAATCGTACTCCTGCTCTCCTCACTATGGGTACAATCCATTTCTCCTGCAAATATGCCTGAGAATTATGAAGCCATTTCTCACACATTTAGCCTGGTCTTGCTATTTTCTAGAGCAAAG CACTCATACCGTGAAGCTCTAGTGCAAAGTTTTCAGCTTGCATTTTCGTTAAGAAATATCGCACTCATTGAAGGAG GGTCACTACCACCATCACGTAAAAGATCTCTGTTTGTGTTGGCGACATCAATGATTCTTTTCTCATCGAAGGCATATAATATACCTTCTCTCATTCCCTGTGTCAAGGCTACACTTTCAGATAACACG GTTGATCCATTTTTACATTTGGTTGAAGATTGCAAACTACAAGCTGCTGATTCAAGTTCTGGTTATGGAAAAGTTATATatggatccaaagaagatgatAGTTCTGCTCAGAAATGTCTCTCGCAAATAAATATCACCGAAGAACAATCAACGGAATCCTTGGTTTCTTTAATCCTGAAGAGCTTATCTAATCTACCAGAT TTTGAAGTGTCAGCTACAAGGGAAGAGTTGCTTAAGGAATTTTCACCGGATGATTCGGATTCCTTGGGGTCTCAGTTTTTCGCTGATGCTCAACATAGAGTTCAGCAGTCTAATTCAGTTGAT CTGTCCTCAATATTAGACGATGATGGTCCTGATTTGTCTCAAAGCAGTTCCAAACAGAATGAACAATACGCCATGGAAATTCCCAATCTGTTGAGTGTCAATCAACTTTTAGAATCT GTTTTGGAGACGGCACATCAAGTAGGGAGAATATCTTTGAGCAATGAACCTGATTTTTCTTACAAAGAAATGACTCATCATTGTGAGGCACTTTTAACGGGAAAACAACAAAGGATGTACAATTTGTTGAATAGCCAACATAGACAAGATAGTGCACTGATCAGAATATCACAGAATTCCAGTGAACAGGACAAAGAAAGCTCTTCCGATAACCAGGTTGAGAACCAG
- the LOC107781178 gene encoding protein SEMI-ROLLED LEAF 2 isoform X6 yields MQGTHVSFCCLKNRGRIIQTLLDQSRENDMLIVGCEALFDFVNNQKDGTYMFHLDGFIPKLCQLAQQIGEEENAKHLRTVGLKALSAMVWFMGEYSHVSAEFDNIVSVVLENYPRPRKETQDSNQNRWVEEVRKHEGHISPSPDVIVKVPSWRMIVNEKGELNISKEDAENPSFWSRICLHNIAKLGKEATTTRRVLESLFRYFDDDNLWPTETGIALPILKDMQYTMDASGENAHLLLSILVKHLDHKNVLKQPEMQLDIVQVVTSLAQTTKIHHSMALVSAVTDIMRHLRKSIHYTLDDAKLGAELIKWNRSFQEAVDECLVELSNKVGDAGPILDVMAVMLENISSIKVIARTTIAAVYRASQIIASMPNLSYQNKAFPEALFHQLLPAMVHPDHETRVGAHRIFSVVLVPSSVSPQKVPEETHLKKATDFSRALSRTVSVFSSSAALFGKLRDQRTSSTENITLETEQKDNNSGMLNRIKSTYSGVYNTIGSPAPVGESTNKPSKEAGPISLRLSSHQIVLLLSSLWVQSISPANMPENYEAISHTFSLVLLFSRAKHSYREALVQSFQLAFSLRNIALIEGGSLPPSRKRSLFVLATSMILFSSKAYNIPSLIPCVKATLSDNTVDPFLHLVEDCKLQAADSSSGYGKVIYGSKEDDSSAQKCLSQINITEEQSTESLVSLILKSLSNLPDFEVSATREELLKEFSPDDSDSLGSQFFADAQHRVQQSNSVDLSSILDDDGPDLSQSSSKQNEQYAMEIPNLLSVNQLLESVLETAHQVGRISLSNEPDFSYKEMTHHCEALLTGKQQRMYNLLNSQHRQDSALIRISQNSSEQDKESSSDNQAKNQLVDQKVANVSQKPSSGTVDWHCGAQCQSNPETFRLPASSPYDNFLKAAGW; encoded by the exons ATGCAAGGAACACATGTAAGTTTCTGTTGCTTAAAAAA TCGCGGGAGAATCATACAAACTCTCCTAGATCAGTCGCGAGAGAATGACATGCTGATAGTCGGATGTGAAGCACTATTTGATTTTGTAAATAATCAG AAAGATGGTACTTACATGTTTCATTTAGATGGTTTTATTCCAAAACTGTGTCAACTGGCACAGCAAATAGGAGAGGAGGAAAATGCAAAACATCTCCGCACAGTTGGCCTGAAAGCACTTTCTGCAATG GTTTGGTTCATGGGTGAATATTCCCATGTTTCAGCCGAGTTTGACAAT ATTGTTTCAGTAGTGTTGGAAAATTATCCAAGGCCAAGAAAGGAAACTCAAGACTCAAATCAGAACAGGTGGGTGGAAGAAGTTCGCAAACATGAGGGCCACATTTCTCCTTCCCCAGATGTCATTGTGAAGGTTCCCTCGTGGAGAATGATTGTGAATGAGAAAGGGGAACTTAATATTTCAAA GGAGGATGCAGAAAACCCATCATTTTGGTCCAGGATTTGCCTGCATAACATTGCCAAACTAGGTAAGGAGGCTACAACCACACGGCGAGTTTTGGAATCTTTATTCCGCTACTTTGATGACGACAATTTATGGCCTACTGAAACTGGAATTGCTTTACCTATTCTAAAGGATATGCAGTACACGATGGATGCTTCAG GAGAGAACGCACATCTTCTGCTGTCAATATTAGTCAAGCACCTAGATCACAAGAATGTTCTTAAACAACCTGAAATGCAGCTTGACATTGTTCAGGTGGTGACTTCGCTTGCTCAAACCACGAAAATTCATCATTCCATGGCTCTAGTCAGTGCAGTGACTGATATCATGAGGCACTTACGGAAAAGTATACATTATACTCTTGATGACGCAAAGCTGGGAGCCGAGTTAATAAAGTGGAACCGAAGTTTCCAGGAAGCAGTGGACGAGTGCCTTGTGGAGTTATCAAATAAG GTTGGAGATGCAGGCCCTATTCTTGATGTGATGGCAGTAATGTTAGAGAACATCTCGAGTATCAAAGTGATAGCAAGAACTACTATTGCTGCTGTTTACCGTGCTTCTCAAATCATAGCTTCTATGCCAAATTTGTCATATCAAAACAAA GCATTCCCAGAGGCTTTATTTCATCAGTTACTCCCTGCAATGGTCCACCCTGATCATGAAACACGAGTTGGAGCTCATCGAATCTTTTCTGTTGTCCTTGTTCCATCTTCTGTTTCTCCTCAGAAAGTACCGGAGGAAACCCACCTAAAGAAGGCAACAGATTTTTCAAGAGCACTCTCTAGAACTGTTTCTGTCTTCTCTTCTTCAGCAGCTCTTTTTGGAAAGCTGAGGGACCAGAGGACTTCTTCGACGGAGAATATTACTCTTGAGACGGAACAGAAAGATAACAACAGTGGGATGCTCAACCGAATAAAATCAACATATAGCGGGGTATATAACACGATAGGCTCTCCTGCACCTGTTGGAGAGAGTACAAACAAACCAAGTAAGGAAGCG GGTCCTATTTCTCTAAGACTCAGCAGCCACCAAATCGTACTCCTGCTCTCCTCACTATGGGTACAATCCATTTCTCCTGCAAATATGCCTGAGAATTATGAAGCCATTTCTCACACATTTAGCCTGGTCTTGCTATTTTCTAGAGCAAAG CACTCATACCGTGAAGCTCTAGTGCAAAGTTTTCAGCTTGCATTTTCGTTAAGAAATATCGCACTCATTGAAGGAG GGTCACTACCACCATCACGTAAAAGATCTCTGTTTGTGTTGGCGACATCAATGATTCTTTTCTCATCGAAGGCATATAATATACCTTCTCTCATTCCCTGTGTCAAGGCTACACTTTCAGATAACACG GTTGATCCATTTTTACATTTGGTTGAAGATTGCAAACTACAAGCTGCTGATTCAAGTTCTGGTTATGGAAAAGTTATATatggatccaaagaagatgatAGTTCTGCTCAGAAATGTCTCTCGCAAATAAATATCACCGAAGAACAATCAACGGAATCCTTGGTTTCTTTAATCCTGAAGAGCTTATCTAATCTACCAGAT TTTGAAGTGTCAGCTACAAGGGAAGAGTTGCTTAAGGAATTTTCACCGGATGATTCGGATTCCTTGGGGTCTCAGTTTTTCGCTGATGCTCAACATAGAGTTCAGCAGTCTAATTCAGTTGAT CTGTCCTCAATATTAGACGATGATGGTCCTGATTTGTCTCAAAGCAGTTCCAAACAGAATGAACAATACGCCATGGAAATTCCCAATCTGTTGAGTGTCAATCAACTTTTAGAATCT GTTTTGGAGACGGCACATCAAGTAGGGAGAATATCTTTGAGCAATGAACCTGATTTTTCTTACAAAGAAATGACTCATCATTGTGAGGCACTTTTAACGGGAAAACAACAAAGGATGTACAATTTGTTGAATAGCCAACATAGACAAGATAGTGCACTGATCAGAATATCACAGAATTCCAGTGAACAGGACAAAGAAAGCTCTTCCGATAACCAG
- the LOC107781178 gene encoding protein SEMI-ROLLED LEAF 2 isoform X5 — protein sequence MQGTHVSFCCLKNRGRIIQTLLDQSRENDMLIVGCEALFDFVNNQKDGTYMFHLDGFIPKLCQLAQQIGEEENAKHLRTVGLKALSAMVWFMGEYSHVSAEFDNIVSVVLENYPRPRKETQDSNQNRWVEEVRKHEGHISPSPDVIVKVPSWRMIVNEKGELNISKEDAENPSFWSRICLHNIAKLGKEATTTRRVLESLFRYFDDDNLWPTETGIALPILKDMQYTMDASGENAHLLLSILVKHLDHKNVLKQPEMQLDIVQVVTSLAQTTKIHHSMALVSAVTDIMRHLRKSIHYTLDDAKLGAELIKWNRSFQEAVDECLVELSNKVGDAGPILDVMAVMLENISSIKVIARTTIAAVYRASQIIASMPNLSYQNKAFPEALFHQLLPAMVHPDHETRVGAHRIFSVVLVPSSVSPQKVPEETHLKKATDFSRALSRTVSVFSSSAALFGKLRDQRTSSTENITLETEQKDNNSGMLNRIKSTYSGVYNTIGSPAPVGESTNKPSKEAGPISLRLSSHQIVLLLSSLWVQSISPANMPENYEAISHTFSLVLLFSRAKHSYREALVQSFQLAFSLRNIALIEGGSLPPSRKRSLFVLATSMILFSSKAYNIPSLIPCVKATLSDNTVDPFLHLVEDCKLQAADSSSGYGKVIYGSKEDDSSAQKCLSQINITEEQSTESLVSLILKSLSNLPDFEVSATREELLKEFSPDDSDSLGSQFFADAQHRVQQSNSVDLSSILDDDGPDLSQSSSKQNEQYAMEIPNLLSVNQLLESVLETAHQVGRISLSNEPDFSYKEMTHHCEALLTGKQQRMYNLLNSQHRQDSALIRISQNSSEQDKESSSDNQVENQAKNQLVDQKVANVSQKPSSGTVDWHCGAQCQSNPETFRLPASSPYDNFLKAAGW from the exons ATGCAAGGAACACATGTAAGTTTCTGTTGCTTAAAAAA TCGCGGGAGAATCATACAAACTCTCCTAGATCAGTCGCGAGAGAATGACATGCTGATAGTCGGATGTGAAGCACTATTTGATTTTGTAAATAATCAG AAAGATGGTACTTACATGTTTCATTTAGATGGTTTTATTCCAAAACTGTGTCAACTGGCACAGCAAATAGGAGAGGAGGAAAATGCAAAACATCTCCGCACAGTTGGCCTGAAAGCACTTTCTGCAATG GTTTGGTTCATGGGTGAATATTCCCATGTTTCAGCCGAGTTTGACAAT ATTGTTTCAGTAGTGTTGGAAAATTATCCAAGGCCAAGAAAGGAAACTCAAGACTCAAATCAGAACAGGTGGGTGGAAGAAGTTCGCAAACATGAGGGCCACATTTCTCCTTCCCCAGATGTCATTGTGAAGGTTCCCTCGTGGAGAATGATTGTGAATGAGAAAGGGGAACTTAATATTTCAAA GGAGGATGCAGAAAACCCATCATTTTGGTCCAGGATTTGCCTGCATAACATTGCCAAACTAGGTAAGGAGGCTACAACCACACGGCGAGTTTTGGAATCTTTATTCCGCTACTTTGATGACGACAATTTATGGCCTACTGAAACTGGAATTGCTTTACCTATTCTAAAGGATATGCAGTACACGATGGATGCTTCAG GAGAGAACGCACATCTTCTGCTGTCAATATTAGTCAAGCACCTAGATCACAAGAATGTTCTTAAACAACCTGAAATGCAGCTTGACATTGTTCAGGTGGTGACTTCGCTTGCTCAAACCACGAAAATTCATCATTCCATGGCTCTAGTCAGTGCAGTGACTGATATCATGAGGCACTTACGGAAAAGTATACATTATACTCTTGATGACGCAAAGCTGGGAGCCGAGTTAATAAAGTGGAACCGAAGTTTCCAGGAAGCAGTGGACGAGTGCCTTGTGGAGTTATCAAATAAG GTTGGAGATGCAGGCCCTATTCTTGATGTGATGGCAGTAATGTTAGAGAACATCTCGAGTATCAAAGTGATAGCAAGAACTACTATTGCTGCTGTTTACCGTGCTTCTCAAATCATAGCTTCTATGCCAAATTTGTCATATCAAAACAAA GCATTCCCAGAGGCTTTATTTCATCAGTTACTCCCTGCAATGGTCCACCCTGATCATGAAACACGAGTTGGAGCTCATCGAATCTTTTCTGTTGTCCTTGTTCCATCTTCTGTTTCTCCTCAGAAAGTACCGGAGGAAACCCACCTAAAGAAGGCAACAGATTTTTCAAGAGCACTCTCTAGAACTGTTTCTGTCTTCTCTTCTTCAGCAGCTCTTTTTGGAAAGCTGAGGGACCAGAGGACTTCTTCGACGGAGAATATTACTCTTGAGACGGAACAGAAAGATAACAACAGTGGGATGCTCAACCGAATAAAATCAACATATAGCGGGGTATATAACACGATAGGCTCTCCTGCACCTGTTGGAGAGAGTACAAACAAACCAAGTAAGGAAGCG GGTCCTATTTCTCTAAGACTCAGCAGCCACCAAATCGTACTCCTGCTCTCCTCACTATGGGTACAATCCATTTCTCCTGCAAATATGCCTGAGAATTATGAAGCCATTTCTCACACATTTAGCCTGGTCTTGCTATTTTCTAGAGCAAAG CACTCATACCGTGAAGCTCTAGTGCAAAGTTTTCAGCTTGCATTTTCGTTAAGAAATATCGCACTCATTGAAGGAG GGTCACTACCACCATCACGTAAAAGATCTCTGTTTGTGTTGGCGACATCAATGATTCTTTTCTCATCGAAGGCATATAATATACCTTCTCTCATTCCCTGTGTCAAGGCTACACTTTCAGATAACACG GTTGATCCATTTTTACATTTGGTTGAAGATTGCAAACTACAAGCTGCTGATTCAAGTTCTGGTTATGGAAAAGTTATATatggatccaaagaagatgatAGTTCTGCTCAGAAATGTCTCTCGCAAATAAATATCACCGAAGAACAATCAACGGAATCCTTGGTTTCTTTAATCCTGAAGAGCTTATCTAATCTACCAGAT TTTGAAGTGTCAGCTACAAGGGAAGAGTTGCTTAAGGAATTTTCACCGGATGATTCGGATTCCTTGGGGTCTCAGTTTTTCGCTGATGCTCAACATAGAGTTCAGCAGTCTAATTCAGTTGAT CTGTCCTCAATATTAGACGATGATGGTCCTGATTTGTCTCAAAGCAGTTCCAAACAGAATGAACAATACGCCATGGAAATTCCCAATCTGTTGAGTGTCAATCAACTTTTAGAATCT GTTTTGGAGACGGCACATCAAGTAGGGAGAATATCTTTGAGCAATGAACCTGATTTTTCTTACAAAGAAATGACTCATCATTGTGAGGCACTTTTAACGGGAAAACAACAAAGGATGTACAATTTGTTGAATAGCCAACATAGACAAGATAGTGCACTGATCAGAATATCACAGAATTCCAGTGAACAGGACAAAGAAAGCTCTTCCGATAACCAGGTTGAGAACCAG